One Paraburkholderia agricolaris DNA segment encodes these proteins:
- a CDS encoding rhodanese-like domain-containing protein — MPDHNAVSSTNPVTAIAAADSTAAVAHFQASLQFETDCADVSAAFASGTPGFVLLDVRSPALFEQGHVPGALNLPHGKIVASKLAAYPPDTLFVTYCAGPHCNGAARGALRLAQLGRPVKLMIGGVTGWLDEGFALA, encoded by the coding sequence ATGCCCGATCACAACGCGGTCTCCTCCACCAACCCCGTCACCGCTATCGCCGCTGCCGATAGCACCGCCGCCGTCGCTCACTTCCAGGCGTCGCTGCAATTCGAAACCGATTGCGCCGACGTCAGCGCGGCATTCGCGAGCGGCACGCCCGGCTTCGTGCTGCTCGACGTGCGTAGCCCGGCGCTGTTCGAACAAGGCCACGTGCCGGGCGCGCTGAACCTGCCGCACGGCAAAATCGTGGCGTCGAAGCTCGCGGCTTACCCGCCGGACACGCTCTTCGTCACCTACTGCGCGGGTCCGCACTGCAACGGCGCCGCACGCGGCGCGCTGCGTCTCGCGCAACTGGGACGGCCCGTCAAATTGATGATCGGCGGCGTCACGGGCTGGCTCGACGAGGGGTTCGCCCTGGCTTGA
- a CDS encoding putative bifunctional diguanylate cyclase/phosphodiesterase, whose product MQSSYNFWLVVISFLVAALASYTALDLTGRIFTLASVRLRRAWRLGGAAALGVGIWSMHFIAMLAFSLPIPLGYDFATTAFSLGLAIGVSYLALVVTTQTRLTPLRLVAGGVLMGFGIAGMHYTGMAAMQMAPGIHYRPAWFAASLVIAIGASTAALWMARALSNDDERHVVHKRFGAALVMGVAISGMHYTGMAAAEFLPGAVCGAAKGVNAEWLATSVILFTFAILIVTLMLSRFDARTSFLIGSVSKLNGQIVRLATLDTLTGLPNRSTLTDRIEHAIHGARRQRSLFAILFMDLDGFKTINDSLGHSAGDEVLSAFAQRLLLCVRASDTVARLGGDEFVVLSENLDSREDAGTIAEGVLDRMRRGIWTDSQPLQVMPSIGIALYPHDGDSVDTLLKHADAAMYEAKRAGRSTYRFFEQSMNEAATRTLQIQSALHEALTAGHFSLHFQPKFHGSGDSLAGAEALIRLNHPQLGALAPLEFVPIAERSGQIVQIGYWVMRETCRQIRRWVAQGLPSMKVAINLSPRQLSQPSLVPTMLEIVKEEGVQCEQIMFEITESVAMQDAPKTIEMIREFQASGFEIAIDDFGTGYSSLAYLQRFRVKQLKIDRFFTNGLDEHGPEGSAIVSAIIALAHSLEMDVVAEGVETESQLDKLKSMMCDEMQGFLLGKPLSADDFGELLRERMMTA is encoded by the coding sequence ATGCAGAGCTCATACAATTTTTGGCTGGTTGTAATCTCGTTCCTCGTCGCGGCGCTAGCGTCCTATACGGCGCTCGATTTGACAGGCCGCATCTTCACGCTGGCATCGGTTCGTCTGCGGCGCGCGTGGCGCCTGGGCGGCGCAGCGGCGCTCGGTGTCGGGATCTGGTCGATGCACTTCATCGCGATGCTCGCCTTTTCGCTGCCGATCCCGCTCGGCTACGATTTCGCGACGACCGCTTTTTCGCTCGGCCTCGCGATCGGCGTCTCGTATCTGGCACTGGTCGTGACGACCCAGACGCGGCTTACCCCGCTTCGGCTCGTAGCCGGCGGCGTGCTGATGGGCTTCGGCATTGCCGGCATGCACTACACCGGCATGGCCGCCATGCAGATGGCGCCGGGCATCCATTACCGTCCGGCCTGGTTCGCCGCTTCGCTGGTGATCGCGATCGGCGCGTCGACCGCCGCGCTATGGATGGCGCGCGCACTCAGTAACGACGACGAACGCCACGTCGTGCACAAACGCTTCGGCGCCGCGCTGGTGATGGGCGTCGCGATCAGCGGCATGCATTACACCGGCATGGCGGCCGCCGAGTTTCTGCCGGGCGCCGTGTGCGGCGCGGCTAAGGGCGTGAACGCCGAATGGCTGGCGACCTCGGTGATCCTGTTCACGTTTGCGATTCTGATCGTGACGCTGATGTTGTCGCGTTTCGATGCGCGCACCAGCTTCCTGATCGGCTCGGTATCGAAACTGAACGGTCAGATCGTGCGGCTCGCCACCCTCGACACGCTGACCGGCCTGCCCAACCGCAGCACGCTCACCGACCGCATCGAACACGCGATTCATGGCGCGCGCCGGCAGCGTTCGCTGTTCGCCATTCTGTTCATGGATCTCGACGGCTTCAAGACCATTAACGATTCGCTCGGCCACTCGGCCGGCGACGAAGTGCTGTCCGCGTTCGCCCAGCGTCTCCTGCTATGCGTGCGTGCAAGCGACACCGTCGCCCGTCTGGGCGGCGACGAGTTCGTCGTGCTGTCCGAAAACCTGGATTCACGCGAAGATGCCGGCACGATCGCCGAAGGCGTGCTCGACCGGATGCGCCGCGGCATCTGGACCGACTCGCAGCCGCTGCAGGTGATGCCGAGCATCGGCATCGCGCTCTACCCGCACGACGGCGACAGCGTCGACACGCTGCTCAAACATGCCGACGCGGCCATGTATGAAGCCAAGCGCGCGGGCCGCAGCACCTATCGCTTCTTCGAACAAAGCATGAACGAAGCCGCGACGCGTACGCTGCAAATTCAGAGTGCGCTGCATGAAGCGCTCACCGCCGGACATTTCTCGCTGCACTTCCAGCCGAAGTTCCACGGCAGCGGCGACTCGCTGGCGGGCGCCGAAGCGCTGATCCGCCTGAATCATCCGCAGCTTGGCGCGCTGGCGCCGCTCGAGTTCGTGCCGATTGCCGAGCGCTCGGGCCAGATCGTACAGATCGGCTACTGGGTCATGCGTGAAACCTGCCGGCAGATTCGCCGCTGGGTCGCGCAAGGCCTGCCGTCGATGAAAGTGGCGATCAATCTGTCGCCGCGCCAGTTGTCGCAACCGAGCCTCGTCCCAACGATGCTCGAGATCGTCAAGGAGGAAGGCGTGCAATGCGAACAGATCATGTTCGAAATCACCGAATCCGTCGCGATGCAGGACGCGCCTAAAACCATCGAAATGATCCGCGAGTTTCAGGCAAGCGGCTTTGAAATCGCCATCGACGATTTCGGCACCGGCTATTCCAGCCTCGCTTACCTGCAGCGCTTTCGCGTCAAGCAACTGAAAATCGACCGCTTCTTCACCAACGGCCTCGACGAGCACGGACCGGAAGGCAGCGCGATCGTCTCCGCGATCATTGCGCTCGCGCACTCGCTGGAGATGGACGTCGTGGCCGAAGGCGTCGAGACCGAATCGCAGCTCGACAAGCTCAAGTCCATGATGTGCGACGAGATGCAAGGCTTCCTGCTAGGCAAGCCGCTTAGCGCCGACGATTTCGGTGAACTGCTCCGTGAGAGGATGATGACGGCATGA
- a CDS encoding bactofilin family protein, which translates to MFSKKKHAGIQQTKLATLIAHDVRITGDLLFSDGLRMDGHVTGNVSGEPGAQTLLVLSERGSIEGNVHGYDVVVNGRIVGDVIADHFVELQSGAHVTGSIYYQQLRMDCGASVDGKLARREAAQTVTPMLVEVADSAREERKAG; encoded by the coding sequence ATGTTCAGCAAGAAAAAGCACGCGGGCATCCAGCAGACGAAGCTCGCCACACTCATCGCCCATGACGTGCGGATCACGGGCGATCTCCTGTTTAGCGACGGCCTGCGCATGGACGGCCACGTGACGGGCAACGTCAGCGGCGAGCCGGGTGCGCAGACGCTGCTGGTATTGAGCGAGCGCGGCTCGATCGAGGGTAACGTGCATGGCTATGACGTGGTGGTCAACGGCCGGATCGTCGGCGACGTGATCGCCGATCACTTTGTCGAGTTGCAAAGCGGCGCGCACGTGACCGGCAGCATCTACTACCAGCAGTTGCGGATGGATTGCGGCGCCTCGGTGGACGGCAAGCTGGCGAGGCGTGAAGCCGCGCAGACGGTGACGCCGATGCTCGTCGAGGTGGCCGATAGCGCACGGGAGGAACGCAAGGCCGGCTAA
- a CDS encoding M23 family metallopeptidase produces the protein MSSMFGAGRRFSSGPVSFVTRRTVLTIVVATAFGAAALALAAGIAIGMHWPAHDAAGEQVANRVEHDYAIDQLGKLNASVAQIEPRIARLTMQVDALRDFETRLNTPRPAPRAPATSATPAIPATSVTPGAASEPDLSATDGEGGPSLPPRRCTDVMPQAAGHADAAHTRQQLDCIAATLSALEQQTADHAIAYAAFPGRMPADGARFGSPFGNRTDPFTHRLSFHPGIDLVARTGTPILAAAGGRVIFAGEKSGYGNCVEIDHGNGLVTRYGHASRVVAHVGDLVLPRQYVADVGSTGRSTGPHLHFEVLVNGAPVNPAAYLALFAPPPHG, from the coding sequence ATGTCCTCCATGTTTGGCGCTGGCCGCAGGTTTTCCAGCGGCCCGGTCAGTTTCGTGACGCGCCGCACCGTGCTGACCATCGTGGTTGCCACTGCGTTCGGCGCGGCGGCGCTGGCGCTCGCCGCAGGCATCGCGATCGGCATGCATTGGCCGGCACACGACGCCGCCGGCGAGCAAGTGGCGAACCGTGTCGAGCACGACTATGCGATTGATCAACTCGGCAAGCTGAACGCATCCGTGGCGCAGATCGAACCGCGCATCGCGCGCCTGACGATGCAGGTCGACGCGTTGCGCGATTTCGAAACACGTCTGAATACACCGCGGCCGGCGCCGCGCGCACCCGCTACTTCAGCCACTCCGGCCATCCCGGCTACCTCAGTTACGCCGGGCGCCGCCTCCGAACCCGACCTGTCCGCAACCGACGGCGAAGGCGGCCCGTCTTTACCGCCGCGCCGGTGTACGGATGTCATGCCGCAAGCGGCCGGTCATGCCGATGCCGCGCACACCCGGCAACAACTGGATTGCATCGCGGCGACGCTGTCCGCGCTCGAGCAGCAAACCGCCGACCACGCGATCGCCTACGCCGCCTTCCCCGGCCGCATGCCCGCCGACGGCGCGCGCTTCGGCTCACCGTTTGGCAACCGCACCGATCCGTTCACCCATCGTTTGAGTTTTCATCCGGGCATCGACCTGGTCGCTAGAACCGGTACGCCGATTCTGGCGGCAGCAGGCGGCCGGGTGATCTTCGCCGGTGAGAAATCGGGCTATGGCAACTGCGTCGAGATCGATCACGGCAACGGGCTCGTGACCCGTTACGGCCACGCGTCCCGCGTCGTTGCGCATGTCGGCGATCTGGTGCTGCCGCGCCAGTATGTCGCCGACGTCGGTTCCACCGGCCGCTCCACCGGGCCGCATCTGCATTTCGAAGTACTGGTCAACGGCGCGCCGGTCAACCCGGCCGCTTACCTTGCGCTATTCGCGCCCCCGCCCCATGGTTGA
- the dapA gene encoding 4-hydroxy-tetrahydrodipicolinate synthase, with product MSIFSGIWVPLITPFADGEVDHAALRALVRRYADAGIAGLVALGTTGEPAALDDAEQDAVLATILDEAQAAAQRAGTQALPVLVGVSGNHTASMQARIGQLNALPIAGVLMAAPYYIRPSQAGIVGHFLALADASEKPVVLYDIPYRTGVRLELDTLLTLAAHPRIQAVKDCAGSLETTLALIRDGRLQVLTGEDINLFNTLCLGGSGAIAASAHLRPERFVALYRALSAGRLDEGRRIFHELAPLIQALFAEPNPAPVKALLAAQGLIRDGLRMPMTRASDALVARLRDLDGFDRSEPRLAAR from the coding sequence ATGTCTATTTTTTCGGGTATCTGGGTTCCGCTCATCACGCCATTCGCCGACGGCGAGGTAGATCACGCCGCGCTGCGCGCGCTGGTGCGCCGCTATGCCGACGCGGGCATTGCCGGGCTGGTCGCACTCGGCACGACTGGCGAGCCAGCCGCGCTCGACGACGCCGAGCAGGACGCCGTGCTGGCGACGATTCTCGATGAGGCGCAGGCCGCCGCCCAACGCGCGGGTACGCAGGCCCTGCCCGTGCTGGTCGGCGTGTCGGGCAATCACACGGCGAGCATGCAGGCGCGCATCGGGCAACTGAACGCACTGCCGATCGCCGGCGTGCTGATGGCCGCGCCGTACTACATCCGGCCTTCGCAGGCGGGCATCGTCGGGCATTTCCTGGCGCTTGCCGATGCGAGCGAGAAGCCTGTCGTGCTGTACGACATTCCCTATCGAACCGGTGTTCGGCTCGAACTCGACACGCTCCTGACGCTGGCTGCGCATCCGCGAATTCAGGCGGTGAAGGATTGCGCCGGTTCGCTCGAGACCACGCTCGCACTGATTCGCGATGGCCGCCTGCAGGTGCTGACCGGCGAGGACATCAATCTGTTCAACACCCTGTGCCTGGGTGGGAGCGGGGCGATCGCGGCCTCCGCGCATCTGCGACCGGAGCGGTTCGTCGCGCTGTATCGTGCGTTATCGGCGGGCCGCCTCGACGAAGGGCGGCGTATCTTTCATGAGCTCGCGCCATTGATCCAGGCGCTGTTTGCCGAACCGAACCCGGCGCCGGTGAAGGCCCTGCTTGCAGCGCAAGGCCTGATACGCGACGGGTTGCGCATGCCGATGACGCGTGCCAGCGATGCGCTGGTTGCACGGCTTCGTGACCTGGACGGGTTTGATCGGAGCGAGCCGCGTCTGGCGGCGCGGTGA
- a CDS encoding aspartate carbamoyltransferase produces the protein MSVPQQAFLRDAMRRMNMTRETFASRIGVSRRALDTWLLPDDSQESRAMPEIVERFVSEIVVHGEPGEKHTQSVDSQSLASQMLFEGKPQLLSVDQFSRDSVEALFRVADIMQPIARRRKISRVLEGAVLGNLFFEASTRTRVSFGAAFCRLGGSVCDTTGFTFSSMAKGESIYDTSRVMSGYVDALVIRHPEQGSVAEFARATNVPVINGGDGPGEHPSQALLDLYTIQREFSRLGKIVDGAHIALVGDLKYGRTVHSLVKLLALYRGIKFTLISPPMLEMPSYIIEQISRNDHVIEQTHDLTAGLRGADVVYATRIQKERFTDESFEGYTPDFQINQALMDSVCGADTLIMHPLPRDSRPGANDLSVDLNHDPRLAIFRQTDNGIPVRMAIFAVLLGVEKLVQHSMRDAAWRPPAYLGPDDAVFHGID, from the coding sequence ATGAGCGTCCCACAACAAGCCTTCCTACGCGACGCGATGCGTCGCATGAACATGACCCGCGAAACGTTCGCGAGCCGTATCGGCGTGTCACGCCGCGCACTCGACACCTGGCTGCTGCCGGACGATTCGCAGGAATCGCGCGCCATGCCGGAGATCGTGGAGCGTTTCGTGTCGGAAATCGTGGTGCATGGCGAGCCGGGCGAAAAGCATACGCAAAGCGTAGACTCGCAGTCGCTTGCCAGCCAGATGCTGTTCGAGGGCAAACCGCAACTGCTGTCCGTCGATCAGTTCTCGCGCGACTCGGTCGAAGCACTGTTTCGCGTCGCCGACATCATGCAGCCGATCGCGCGGCGCCGGAAAATCTCCCGCGTGCTCGAAGGCGCGGTGCTCGGCAATCTGTTTTTCGAGGCCAGCACCCGGACCCGCGTGAGCTTCGGCGCGGCGTTCTGCCGGCTCGGCGGCTCGGTGTGCGACACCACCGGCTTCACGTTTTCGTCGATGGCCAAGGGCGAGTCGATTTACGACACCAGCCGCGTGATGAGCGGCTATGTGGATGCGCTGGTAATCCGTCATCCGGAGCAAGGCTCGGTGGCCGAATTCGCGCGCGCCACCAACGTGCCGGTGATCAACGGCGGCGACGGCCCGGGCGAGCACCCGAGCCAGGCGCTGCTCGACCTGTACACGATCCAGCGCGAGTTCTCGCGGCTCGGCAAGATTGTCGACGGCGCGCATATCGCGCTGGTCGGCGACCTGAAATACGGCCGCACGGTGCATTCGCTGGTCAAGCTGCTGGCGCTCTATCGCGGCATCAAGTTCACGCTGATCTCGCCGCCCATGCTCGAAATGCCGAGCTACATCATCGAGCAGATTTCACGCAACGATCATGTGATCGAGCAAACTCACGATCTGACCGCCGGCCTGCGCGGCGCCGACGTGGTGTACGCCACGCGTATTCAGAAAGAGCGCTTCACCGACGAATCGTTCGAAGGCTACACACCGGATTTCCAGATCAATCAGGCGCTGATGGACAGCGTATGCGGTGCCGACACGTTGATCATGCACCCGCTGCCGCGCGACAGCCGGCCGGGCGCGAACGATCTGAGCGTCGACCTGAATCACGATCCGCGGCTGGCGATTTTCCGGCAGACCGATAACGGTATTCCGGTGCGGATGGCGATTTTCGCGGTGCTGCTGGGCGTCGAAAAGCTGGTCCAGCATTCGATGCGCGACGCCGCATGGCGACCGCCCGCTTATCTCGGTCCGGACGACGCGGTGTTTCATGGCATCGATTGA
- a CDS encoding zinc-binding dehydrogenase: MKAWMLDEPGKALALREVPQSQPRRNAVLVRMEAVPLLSYTRDYVEGKLGYACPPGPFSPGTNGVGRIVAVGEGMVAFRAGQRVAVNPYLIADETVREPAQVLLGLTAISADSGALMADFPHGTLRELAEFPASTVIALDGLDEVDAARLAVLGKFAVPFGGLRRGRLSAGETVAVNGASGYFGSAAVIAALALGASKVVALGRRLEPLQALVEQGRGRVVPVVLTGDVVQDTAAIRAASGGGVDLGFDMVGHATDANATLATLRSLRRGGRLVLMGSMQVDLPITYREMLQNNWELIGHFMYTRADYLALISMVASGQIALDAVELKSYPFAELEAAIDAAGRMSGLQCTVVDGNSQHAWG; encoded by the coding sequence ATGAAAGCCTGGATGCTCGATGAACCCGGCAAGGCGCTGGCCTTGCGTGAAGTGCCGCAATCGCAGCCGCGCCGAAATGCCGTGCTGGTGCGGATGGAGGCGGTGCCGCTGTTGAGTTACACGCGTGACTATGTCGAAGGGAAATTGGGCTATGCGTGTCCGCCGGGACCGTTTTCACCCGGTACCAATGGTGTCGGCCGGATCGTCGCGGTCGGCGAGGGCATGGTGGCATTCCGCGCGGGCCAACGGGTCGCCGTGAATCCGTACCTGATTGCCGATGAAACGGTGCGCGAACCCGCACAGGTGCTACTGGGGCTCACCGCCATCAGCGCCGACAGCGGCGCGTTGATGGCTGACTTTCCGCACGGCACGTTGCGTGAACTGGCCGAATTTCCGGCCTCGACCGTCATCGCGCTGGATGGTCTGGATGAGGTCGACGCCGCCCGTCTGGCGGTGCTGGGCAAATTCGCGGTGCCGTTTGGCGGGCTCCGGCGCGGCCGTCTGTCGGCGGGCGAGACGGTGGCGGTCAACGGCGCGAGCGGTTACTTCGGCTCGGCGGCCGTGATCGCGGCGCTGGCACTCGGTGCGAGCAAGGTCGTCGCGTTGGGCCGGCGGCTGGAACCGCTGCAAGCGCTGGTCGAGCAAGGCCGTGGGCGTGTGGTGCCTGTCGTACTGACCGGCGACGTCGTGCAAGACACGGCGGCGATTCGTGCCGCGAGCGGTGGCGGTGTGGACCTCGGGTTCGACATGGTCGGTCACGCGACCGATGCGAACGCGACCCTCGCCACATTGCGCAGCCTGCGCCGCGGCGGCCGGCTCGTGCTGATGGGCAGCATGCAAGTGGATTTGCCGATTACGTACCGGGAGATGTTGCAGAACAACTGGGAGTTGATCGGCCACTTCATGTACACGCGCGCTGACTATCTCGCGTTGATTTCGATGGTGGCGTCGGGGCAGATCGCACTCGATGCGGTCGAGTTGAAGTCGTATCCGTTTGCTGAACTGGAGGCGGCAATCGACGCGGCCGGCCGTATGTCAGGCCTGCAATGCACGGTGGTGGACGGCAACTCGCAGCACGCGTGGGGTTGA
- a CDS encoding LysR family transcriptional regulator, translating to MIDLRGIDLNLLVSLDALLAESNVTRAAERLHLTQPAVSTQLARLRQIFGDPLLLPAETGRGMTRTARALELMTPLHAALKNLEAVVRHQSAFDPLSDTRRFAIAAHDNATAVLGMRLMERLPALAGPRVRVAFVMGDQPITASRLENGEIDLLLGSDRMIPPSMKARKLYDEHFVFVQRKGHPRGTAPLDLDTYCTLDHVLVSTSGGSFHGFMDEHLDELGRERHVALSVQHFTLVPELLSKTDYVSTLPSRFAARYADRLDTFALPFDARGFTLYAAWHPRNQADPALVWLRETLAELAAQ from the coding sequence ATGATTGATCTCCGTGGCATCGATCTGAACCTGCTGGTTTCGCTCGACGCGCTGCTTGCCGAGTCGAACGTCACGCGGGCGGCGGAGCGGCTGCATCTGACCCAACCGGCGGTCTCCACGCAGCTTGCGCGCTTGCGGCAGATCTTTGGCGATCCGCTGCTGCTGCCCGCCGAAACCGGCCGTGGCATGACGCGCACGGCCCGGGCGCTGGAGTTGATGACGCCGCTGCATGCCGCGCTGAAAAATCTCGAAGCCGTGGTGCGCCACCAGTCGGCCTTCGATCCACTAAGCGACACGCGGCGCTTCGCGATCGCCGCGCACGACAACGCCACCGCGGTACTCGGCATGCGCCTGATGGAGCGCTTGCCCGCCCTCGCGGGGCCTCGCGTGCGCGTGGCGTTCGTGATGGGCGATCAGCCCATCACCGCGTCGCGGCTCGAGAACGGTGAGATCGACCTGCTGCTCGGTTCCGACCGGATGATTCCGCCGTCGATGAAAGCCCGCAAGCTCTACGACGAGCATTTCGTATTCGTGCAGCGCAAGGGGCACCCGCGCGGCACGGCCCCGCTCGATCTCGACACTTACTGCACGCTCGATCACGTGCTGGTGTCCACTAGCGGCGGCAGCTTTCACGGTTTCATGGACGAGCATCTTGACGAACTCGGCCGCGAGCGGCACGTCGCGCTGTCGGTTCAGCACTTCACGCTGGTGCCGGAACTGCTGTCAAAAACCGACTATGTGTCGACGCTGCCGTCGCGCTTCGCGGCACGCTACGCCGATCGGCTCGATACCTTTGCGCTGCCGTTCGACGCACGCGGCTTCACGTTGTATGCGGCGTGGCATCCACGCAACCAGGCCGATCCGGCGCTCGTGTGGCTGCGCGAAACGCTAGCTGAACTCGCCGCGCAGTAG